Proteins co-encoded in one Marinomonas sp. IMCC 4694 genomic window:
- a CDS encoding flagella assembly protein FlgT: MLLLNRTALITLICLSSALSFANSVDAEGQAVIYDNDIADARYRATQQAIKQAVLQSGSRVNAEDTLSNGDLESNLEIRSTGRVQQARILFEEQNGDFLSVMARVEVTPDSQCSTGPTSYYKKTVGVTGFELQTPQQASLGELSNISRELPKHFADAINKQGYVRALTATNVAIYPDLINAPSSTNYDGSLTNVTRISEQLGVQYVISGVIRDIGEVYLRFPNDKEAAKNSNSDLDKERNFVVDIYIYDGFSGALLFEHRYSEVGNWDISDHARIGFGSAKFWTIHYGKVVQQALKESALDTSEQLRCQPFIANIFRTEGNRIHISAGSLAGIKQGDKFNIYRRYEVFNQLQSTQTQLNNANISVTIKQVQPNFSVGELVVDSNILNVQQQDVVIAW; this comes from the coding sequence ATGTTGCTTTTGAATCGCACTGCCCTGATTACCCTAATCTGCTTGTCATCAGCACTGAGCTTTGCAAACAGTGTCGACGCTGAAGGCCAAGCCGTGATTTATGACAATGACATAGCCGATGCGCGTTATAGAGCAACACAACAAGCCATCAAACAAGCCGTCTTACAATCTGGCTCAAGAGTCAATGCTGAAGACACATTGAGCAACGGCGACCTTGAATCCAATTTAGAAATACGCAGTACAGGTCGAGTTCAGCAAGCGAGAATACTCTTTGAAGAACAAAATGGTGACTTTCTTAGCGTAATGGCCAGAGTTGAAGTTACGCCCGATTCACAATGCAGTACTGGGCCAACCAGCTACTACAAAAAGACCGTCGGTGTGACCGGATTTGAGCTTCAAACCCCACAACAAGCAAGCCTCGGTGAACTGAGCAACATCTCTCGCGAACTACCCAAACATTTCGCGGATGCCATTAATAAACAAGGTTATGTAAGAGCATTAACAGCAACAAACGTCGCCATCTACCCTGACCTTATCAACGCCCCCTCCTCTACGAATTACGATGGCTCACTTACAAATGTCACACGAATAAGTGAGCAACTTGGCGTACAATATGTCATCAGCGGCGTTATTCGAGATATTGGCGAAGTCTATCTCAGATTCCCCAATGATAAAGAAGCCGCAAAAAATTCGAATAGCGACCTAGATAAAGAAAGAAACTTTGTGGTCGATATTTACATTTACGATGGTTTCAGTGGCGCCTTGCTGTTTGAGCACAGATACAGTGAAGTCGGCAATTGGGACATTTCGGATCATGCTAGGATTGGCTTTGGAAGCGCAAAATTTTGGACTATCCATTATGGCAAAGTAGTACAACAAGCTTTAAAAGAAAGCGCTTTGGACACCAGTGAACAGCTGCGCTGCCAGCCCTTCATTGCCAACATTTTTCGTACTGAAGGCAATAGAATACATATATCAGCGGGCTCACTCGCAGGCATCAAGCAAGGTGATAAATTTAATATTTACCGCCGATATGAGGTATTTAATCAGCTCCAATCTACGCAAACCCAGCTGAACAATGCCAATATCAGTGTTACAATTAAGCAAGTTCAGCCTAACTTTTCAGTAGGTGAATTGGTTGTTGATTCCAATATATTAAATGTTCAACAACAAGATGTCGTGATTGCCTGGTAA
- a CDS encoding cell division protein ZapB codes for MNNELLHHLEQRINEAVEEIGSLRTRISELEMQNYELSEEKNDIQNALTQTKEQQTNWESSLSQMLNRLNQMDNKQ; via the coding sequence ATGAATAACGAACTACTACACCACCTAGAACAACGCATCAACGAAGCGGTTGAAGAAATTGGCTCTTTACGTACGCGCATTTCAGAGCTAGAAATGCAAAATTACGAACTTAGCGAAGAAAAAAATGACATTCAAAACGCATTAACACAAACCAAAGAGCAGCAAACCAACTGGGAATCATCACTTTCTCAGATGCTTAATCGCTTAAACCAAATGGACAACAAACAATGA